In a single window of the Falco rusticolus isolate bFalRus1 chromosome 13, bFalRus1.pri, whole genome shotgun sequence genome:
- the PROCR gene encoding endothelial protein C receptor, with protein sequence MGETWPESRSPPPAAPPPRPLTPRQASGAPSVPIPVPVPVPTMLRVLLLCGALGCGAGQAVPLTFTMLQWTRVSDGSSVFWGNASLDGQLSHLLEGFNVTQMLPLEPPDAWARRQQDVDTYLQLFSQLVKFFSKERPISYTQSLCCHLGCQLFPNGTAHSFYEVTLNGTAFLSFHVPSATWKRRWPGRDAVATFAEKELMKYTRTTQDLQHFLNTTCVGILQAQSARTGKQSSRSHAPLVLGLILGAFTLLGIAVGIFLCTGGSC encoded by the exons ATGGGAGAGACCTGGCCCGAGTCCCGCTCTCCTCCTCCCGCAGCCCCACCTCCCCGGCCCTTAACTCCCCGCCAGGCCAGCGGGGCACCCTccgtccccatccctgtccctgtccctgtccccacgaTGCTCcgggtgctgctgctctgcggGGCCCTGGGCTGCGGTGCGGGCCAGGCAG TCCCACTCACCTTCACCATGTTGCAATGGACCCGCGTCTCCGACGGCAGCTCCGTCTTCTGGGGGAACGCCAGCCTGGACGGGCAGCTCAGCCACCTCCTGGAGGGGTTTAATGTCACCCAGATGCTGCCGCTGGAGCCCCCTGACGCCTGGGCCAGGCGGCAGCAGGATGTGGACACCTACCTGCAGCTCTTCAGCCAGCTGGTGAAGTTCTTCAGCAAGGAGAGGCCCATCAGCT acacccagaGCTTGTGCTGCCACCTGGGCTGTCAGCTCTTCCCCAACGGCACGGCCCACAGCTTCTACGAGGTGACCCTCAATGGGACAGCTTTCCTCAGCTTCCACGTCCCCAGCGCCACCTGGAAGCGGCGCTGGCCCGGCAGGGACGCGGTGGCCACCTTTGCCGAGAAGGAGCTGATGAAGTACACCAGGACCACCCAGGACCTCCAGCATTTCCTCAACACCACCTGCGTTGGCATCCTGCAGGCTCAGAGCGCCAGGACAG gaaaacagagcagCCGGTCGCATGCCCCACTGGTGCTGGGCCTGATCCTGGGGGCCTTCACCTTGCTGGGCATCGCTGTGGGGATCTTCTTGTGCACAGGAGGGAGCTGCTAG